A window from Mya arenaria isolate MELC-2E11 chromosome 9, ASM2691426v1 encodes these proteins:
- the LOC128245646 gene encoding uncharacterized protein LOC128245646: MRTQYSKLIKLTNKSGSGAGERTARQQWILDNFEFLRPYLVQLRTQRGSKFAEKRKELVLEETEDDVAASDSSAPSTSAVSGCRPKAARVLSSLTSELESVRGAITVAQDPAAHTGQFLVYLMRQMDQQRMNVFVTRATRLALDLAEESQEEKRRLATQEAAGHVGQQIADPVFAMPVPPAPTSSIYRRQAPISAAFGSAWQQNQFQQQDHMQQDFQLATNIAASAPPAHLTPLLKSFTHLQPPNVQAILQQPTCAYRSITPAIETPTTTASIIRQAMDMVSTPNSSPILTQEMHDAPKD; this comes from the exons ATGAGAACACAGTATTCGAAACTAATTAAGCTTACCAACAAATCTGGATCTGGTGCTGGAGAGCGCACAGCAAGGCAACAGTGGATTTTGGACAACTTTGAATTCCTGCGCCCTTATCTGGTACAGCTGCGAACTCAGAGGGGATCCAAA TTTGCGGAGAAGAGAAAGGAACTTGTCTTGGAGGAGACAGAGGATGATGTCGCCGCCTCCGATTCGTCAGCACCCTCTACATCAGCAGTATCTGGTTGCCGTCCCAAAGCAGCGCGTGTACTGTCCTCATTGACGTCCGAGTTGGAGTCCGTGCGTGGTGCCATCACAGTTGCGCAAGATCCAGCAGCACACACTGGCCAGTTTTTGGTGTATTTGATGCGCCAAATGGACCAGCAGAGAATGAATGTGTTTGTCACACGTGCAACAAGGCTGGCTCTGGACCTTGCGGAGGAAAGCCAAGAGGAGAAGAGACGACTAGCCACCCAAGAGGCAGCAGGGCATGTAGGTCAACAGATAGCAGATCCAGTTTTTGCCATGCCTGTCCCTCCCGCTCCTACATCATCTATATACAGAAGACAGGCTCCCATATCAGCGGCGTTCGGCTCAGCATGGCAGCAGAATCAGTTTCAGCAACAGGATCACATGCAGCAGGATTTTCAGCTAGCTACCAATATAGCTGCATCTGCACCACCAGCCCATCTTACACCACTGCTGAAAAGTTTTACTCACCTGCAACCACCAAATGTGCAGGCAATCTTGCAACAGCCTACATGTGCTTACAGGTCCATTACACCCGCCATAGAAACCCCAACCACGACTGCATCTATCATCCGCCAGGCTATGGATATGGTCTCGACACCAAATAGTTCCCCCATCCTAACCCAGGAGATGCATGACGCACCCAAGGACTGA